The nucleotide window aaaacattattttgtagATAGGTTCATAGGCctcaccagactaccaaagggatccatgacacaaaaagggaAATATGGCAACAGTTAGaaactggagacagaaggtctcATTAAGCACCCCAACCCCACATCAGATCCAAGTACCTATACCAAATGGGAAGGATAGGATTGTATTCAGTTGCatcataaagaaatattttaagacaaatCTATTACTTTCAATCTCTCCAAACCAACTCCAAGAGATAGAGggaccatgacaaaaaaaggacagGGAGTGTAGCCCCATGCTGCCCCATGAAGAAAGGTTTAATGGCCCTCCCTTAGCCCTCCCTGCTCCTGAAGATATGGCATTACACCCTCTTTGGGGACATTGATAAAATGTAAAGTTCACCTGAGAATTATTATTTTCAACCTcagaaatatttaccaaaaaatcaGGGACCACGACCTTCTGGACAAAAGGAAAACAGTCACCGCTCTGAAAGCTGGAGAAGACCGAGCCATTCTCCTGGGGCTGGCCATGATGGTCTGTGCCATCATGATGTACTTTCTGCTAGGAATCACCCTCCTCCGCTCATACATGCAAAGGTAATTTTCATTGTTATTGGGAAACATCTGGTTAATTGGCTCTGCATTCCTGTATACTTCTTTTCTaacaattcttcccttttcccaagACTCCAACCCAACCATCCTTCCCAAAAACCCAAGACTAGAACCAGAATTTTGATGGCCAGAGGTAATAAATCTAAAGCTGAAAAGGACTGTAATGGCCAAgtagtccagccccctcattttacacataaggaaaccgAAGAACAAGGTGATTAAGTCAATCAACCagtatttatcaagcacctactatattccagataATTAgccaagcactagggatacaagaaCAAAACAATGACATACCCAAAGTCAAACACAATAAACTTCAGAGGTGAGATTGGAATCCAAGTCTTTGGACTCTATAGTCAATACTCTTTCTACCATATCTAGTTTTATATTTGTCATAGAGAAATTGAATAAAAAGATGTATaatgtggcatagtagatagagaactgaccTTCAAGTcatgaagacttgtgttcaaatcctacctctgatatatactggctgtgtgaccacagACAAGGCCCCTGGCTTAGACAAGTCTCTAAGGTTGCTAAAATACATAAAAGTTCAGGCAGATAGATAGCACTTTGCATTGAATACAAGATCAGAAGTAGAAgaccctgggttccaatctattctcagacactttctagctgtgtgactatgggcaattGCCTAGCTCCCTAgcttttgccactcttctgtcgtAGAATTagtactaaaacagaaggtaaaggtttaaagaaaaaagaagttgctAATTTGCATTAGTACTCGGAGTTCTCTACACCAGCAGTTTCAAATATACAGCCCAAGTGtggtgtggctttgggcaagtcacttaacccccactgcccttaccactcttctgccttggaaccaatgcacagtattgattctaagatagaaggtaagagttaaaaaaacactCCCAAGTGTGTTGGAACcacataaaaatgtaattgggaaatacttcacaaaataaacaaaaatgaaataaaacatagaTTATATTAATATGAGATTTCTATATCAACATGTCAGCCCATCCAAGACCCTGATGATGGTTTAATGACCCCCCTTTCCAATTACATTTGATACCACTGTCCTACACCAATAAAGATGTTCTCAGAACAAAAAAGCAATTCATAGAggtcaaatgaaaatatattaggAAAGAGAAAACTAGTTTCTAGATATAGCTCATTTTATAAGGTGTGGTCATTAAATCCGTCCAATAGAATGACAATCTGGCTATATCATTCATCAATTCAAGGGCTGGTTactatagaaaaacaaaagcGCATCATTCATTTAAGTCACCTGGGAAATAATGGCAATATTCAGCTGCCTATGAAAACAAGATTCTCTCCCATGAAAAATGGAGGTTTAATTTAGAAAGGAGAATCAAGCTATTTTATAGCACCCATTTATCTATGTAaattaatactttcattttaGAAACAAAATCCAACTGAAATAGAGCCATTTACTGAAATTAAGGCATCATCTTTCACAGTTGTTATGGCTCTGCTCAGATGTGCTCACAGCCTTCAGCTATGTTCATTCTCCACAAAAGAAACTGGAATTTGGGAGTGGGATCACATGCCTTGCTCCAAAAGAGATCCAAAGCCATTGAGCCTATGGAGTGCCCACCTAAGACTTCCCACCAACAGGTCAGCAAAGTCCCTCAGGTCCTCCCTGAAGAAATCACAACCCCCTTAACCTGATGGGATGCCCTTGATCTACCAACTCTAGCCACACTCTTGGAAGAGCCAGGGCTGGGAGAAATGGAACCCCACCAATAAACTGCTAACCTCACTACTAAACCCAGAGATGTTAAGCCCCACCACCCCACAGTCACTAGGGTAATCAGTTTATGCccagaagctggagattgattgTTCTTCTGTTATTTCCTAATTACTAATGCAGTCATTGATCAGCAAGTTcaaaaacaatcttttttttttttaataaccctgaCCGATCCAATTGGCAGCTGGGGAGAATTTACATTCTTTATTCTCCAATTGCAGAAAATAACAACTAACTACAATGTTATTTAACCCCTTATTTTCTAGGGAAAGACCCCCTCTCAGCTGTATATGTAAAGGCGCAGATACATATGTAACTATATCGGTTATAGAGTACATGTGAATGCATGCCTTCACATATAAATATCTGTatatattaattttgtatttatgcACTTGTTGTCTCCCGCCATTAGTTCACTGTTTGTAGGGACTCTTTCATTCTCTTATCCTAGaatagagtaggtacttaataattattGGATCAACTGCTTGACTTACTAAAAATGTACTGTAAACAAAGTTGTTTCTGAACTTTGAAAATACCACCACTTCTCCATGATCATATGATTAGACCATGTCCAAGGTAGAATTTGCCTCTAGGTTTTCTTAAgagaatgagatggatagatggagtcaggaaggcatgagttcaaattcaacctcagatgtttgaccctgaacaagtcaacttaatttctgtttaccttggtggaagctaggtggctcactggacaGAGCATGGGGccttaagtcaggaaaatctggcaTTTGCTAATTATATAACTAAGAAAGTCATTCaacatctgtttgccttaatctactggaaaaggaaatggcaaatcacttaaatatctttgccaagaaaaccccatatgaaaagtcatgaaaagtcagactaCACTTAACAACAGGCACTATGTTTTGATGCAGTGGggtcaaaatcaaatagaaataaaatggatttttcctATCACATATTGACTAAGAAAACCATAAATTGGCATTATTTATATtgtactatattttttattttattaaacctttcctgattctatTTTAATCAGTAATGCTCAAGAGTCATGGCCTTCTGCTGGAGTTTCACACCCTAGGTTTAATGagtagagtgttggacctggaatcagaaagacttagattcaaattctgcctctgatgtttCTGTCCCAAGtgatcccagacaagtcacttcaccccaaggggctagtttcctcctttgtaaaatgaggagttggactagatggtctctgagatccaTCCAACTATAGATCAATGAATCCATGAACATTTCACTTTACAAAGTCTTTTCCTGGTCCACTGTGTTCTTGGATTAAAGCATGGCACAGAGAGGGGGTCAGGGAAGGGATAAGATTAGACAAATGAGAACTAGACTTAAATGGGGAGACCACAATTCCTTATACATCAAACACCTTTGATTTCAATGATGTAAGAACTTCCTCTAAATCATTTATAACTTATAATCCTGCAGAAGTATCCTGGCATAGTGAGTAGAACATTGACTGCAGAGTCAAaaagaccttgattcaaatctctTCTAATATTTgctatgagcaagtcacttaatcattccATGACTTggttccttgtctataaaatagggatcacAGTGTGGTCCAATGGTAAAGAAtattttggagtcagagaatccaGCTTCAGACCTCACCTCTAAGTCTGTGTAACCTTGTAGTTAACCTCCATGGGTCTCAATGTCTCAATCTCTTTGATACACTTTgatagactgatacactttggtacaattgaatgtaatggacttctctattagtggcaatgcagtgatcatgaacaactaggaggaatctgtgaggaaaaaccactatccacattcagaggaaaaactgtgggagtagaaacacagaagaaaaacaactgcttgaatacatgggttgaggggaaatgactgggaatggagactctaaatgaacatcctaatgcaaacaccaacaacatggaaatgggttctgatcaaggatgcaagtaatacccaatgaaattgcgcattggctagaGGAAGGGTGGgtataggggagggagggaaataatgagatTATTGGAACCAaggcataatgttctaaattgattaaataaattaattcaaaaaatttttaaaaagagatatcaAAAgggagatttgaatccatgtcagGGATCTCTATTCAATCTATGCCATATCACAGTTACTTTCTTTTAGGAccagatccatgatttcattggcacagggaaactTCCAGGAAGGAAACCTCCTCTCCCAATATAGATAAGAATCTATTCTGTAGCTTATGGTCTTTGAGAGtcttgagaagttaagtgattgcccaagtcacacagccagtaaatgtcaaagagtgggacttgaacttgggtcttcctgactccttggcTCTCTACATTCTATATCCTACTGCCACTTATGAGGTTATCACAATTTAGAAGTACCAGGACTTGGGGTGGGGACGGTTAGAGACATAACCCACTTCTCAGAGTATTCAACCAGTCAAAAGTAACCCTCAGTTTAATGGGACACCCTTGGAATTCACACGACATTCACCAGAACCTTCAAAGGTGCCATACTGAACCAAGGAAAAACATCCTGGGATGGTGGTTGGTCTGAAATTtttgatatttattaaaatgaaaatgttgcaTGTGCAAAGGGAGTAAAGCGCCAGGCACTGGGATCACAATAATGAAAAGTGGCCCTTTTCCTCAAGGAGTTAACAGCCTACTTACCTTATTGATTTCCATGGttataatggatttttaaaatatgaagagtGGACCATCAAGGACCCAAAATTGAGCCTACATATATCATGAATGTAGTTGActtgatctctctttctctcctcttttcagtGTATGGACAGAAGAGTCTCAGTGCACATTGCTTAATGCTTCCATCACAGAAACATTTAACTGTTCTTTTAATTGTGGTCCAGACTGTCGGAAGCTCTCTCAATACCCCTGTCTCCAGGTCTATGTCAACCTAACTTCTTCGGGTCAAAAGCTCTTACTTTACCACacagaagaaacaatgaaaatcaATTCTGAGGTAGGCATGTggcattcatttattttctcatgGGGACAGCTCTTCTCAGTGCTTGCCCAGCCCCTGACTCCAAAAACATCCCTCCATTGGTGTTCTAGGGCCAAGAATCACCCAGGAAGCCAACACTGCTCCTTTCCCTAAATTATGAATTTTAGTCACTACCTTGTTTTGTCGCTACTTTAACCTTTACCCCTTAGGAAATGAAGACATCATATCCATAGTTATTCCTCCTGTGGATAGAGTCCCTCCAATGTCAAACACCACAAGTACACAGTGTAAGAAATCAGGGATTGCTGACAACACAGTATACATGGGATATGGATGTCCTATTGGGTCCAGATGGCTGTTTTTCTAACACTAGCACTAATTCCTCACCTGATATACTCTATTCTCATTTGTTCAAGACAgtcattaaaaaattaacaactatTATTAActactactatgtgtcaggcacattCTTGAGTAGGCAGGCATTGggaacaaagaaattaaataacccTTTCTCTCAAGGATTTCACACTCTATTGAAACATAAATATATGAAACATATATGAATGTatagaatacatatatatgtgtgtgaatagaTGCATGCATCAGGGtatccaaaagtcttagtgaaattTTAAATTACTGAAGTTTCTAATTATACTAAGACATTGGGGACATCCCATATTGAAAGATAATAAATGCGAGATTAGTT belongs to Monodelphis domestica isolate mMonDom1 chromosome 8, mMonDom1.pri, whole genome shotgun sequence and includes:
- the KCNMB2 gene encoding calcium-activated potassium channel subunit beta-2 isoform X2, producing the protein MFIWTSGRTSSSYRHDEKRNIYQKIRDHDLLDKRKTVTALKAGEDRAILLGLAMMVCAIMMYFLLGITLLRSYMQSVWTEESQCTLLNASITETFNCSFNCGPDCRKLSQYPCLQVYVNLTSSGQKLLLYHTEETMKINSECSYIPKCGKNFEESLSMVNVVMENFRKYQRFSCFSDPSGNQKNVILTKLYSSNVLFHSLFWPTCMMSGGVAIVAMVKFTQYLSLLCERIQRINR